The Scatophagus argus isolate fScaArg1 chromosome 20, fScaArg1.pri, whole genome shotgun sequence genome window below encodes:
- the lmnb1 gene encoding lamin-B1, whose product MATATATPTGQRSTCGSGTPLSPTRISRLQEKQQLRDLNDRLAVYIDKVRSLESENDVLHLQINEKEEVRSREVTGLKALYETELADARRCLDDSSKERAWLQIELGKIKSEHEQLQQSYNKKDSEAAGAQARLRDLEAQLNSKEAMLATALSEKRGLEATLADLREQLQELDTGLTQAKKHLADEMLLRVDLENRCQSLTEEMDFRKNMHEEEVKEAMQRYETRLVEVDSGRKEEYEYKLTEALADMRAQNEEQIRIYKDNMESTYVAKLEDLRQLSEMNGASANMAREELNESSLRIESLTAQLSGLQKETRNWRDRIVELEATLAQEKDASRKLLADKDRQVAEIQAKMQQQLNEYEQLLDVKLALDMEINAYRKLLEGEEERLKLSPSPSSRVTVSRASSSSRSVRTTQGKRKRIDVEEQEASSSVSITHSASASGPICVDEIDTDGKFISLQNSGDEDQAMVGYEVIKTIGNAVATYKFTPKYVLKAGHKVTIWVSDAGVSSKPPTDLVWKNQTSWGSEEDVHVVLINPQGEEVAKRTTTYKTAGEPGEEDDSGMEASEEDLVHQQGAPQTGKRGCTIM is encoded by the exons ATGGCGACCGCGACTGCAACTCCGACCGGCCAGCGAAGCACGTGCGGCAGCGGTACGCCGCTGAGCCCGACTAGGATATCCAGActtcaggaaaaacaacagctcagGGACCTGAACGACCGCTTGGCCGTTTACATCGACAAAGTCCGTAGTTTGGAGTCTGAAAATGATGTACTGCACCTGCAAATTAACGAAAAGGAAGAAGTGAGGAGTCGGGAGGTAACCGGACTGAAAGCCCTGTATGAGACTGAGCTAGCCGACGCCAGAAGGTGTTTGGATGACTCCTCCAAGGAGCGGGCCTGGCTGCAGATTGAGTTGGGAAAGATCAAATCTGAGCATGAGCAGCTTCAGCAAAG CTACAACAAGAAGGATTCTGAAGCAGCTGGAGCCCAGGCCAGACTGAGGGACTTGGAGGCTCAGCTGAACTCTAAAGAGGCCATGCTGGCTACAGCACTGTCTGAGAAGAGAGGTCTGGAAGCCACACTGGCTGACCTGCGAGAACAACTACAGGAG CTGGATACAGGTCTCACTCAGGCCAAGAAGCACCTTGCTGATGAGATGCTGCTGCGTGTTGACTTGGAAAACCGCTGCCAGAGTCTGACAGAGGAAATGGACTTCCGTAAGAACATGCATGAAGAG GAAGTGAAGGAGGCCATGCAGCGGTACGAGACTCGACTGGTGGAGGTGGACTctgggaggaaagaggagtATGAATATAAACTGACTGAGGCCCTGGCTGACATGAGGGCTCAGAATGAAGAGCAGATCCGGATTTACAAAGACAACATGGAGAGCACCTACGTGGCCAAA CTGGAGGATCTGCGTCAGTTGTCTGAGATGAATGGGGCATCGGCCAACATGGCCCGCGAGGAGCTGAACGAGTCCAGCCTGAGGATCGAGAGCCTTACGGCCCAGCTGTCAGGACTGCAGAAGGAG ACCCGCAATTGGCGCGATCGTATAGTGGAGCTGGAGGCAACTTTGGCTCAGGAGAAAGACGCAAGCCGCAAGCTGCTGGCAGACAAAGACCGCCAGGTGGCTGAGATCCAGGCCAAGATGCAACAACAGCTGAATGAGTACGAACAGCTGCTGGATGTTAAACTGGCTTTGGACATGGAGATCAATGCCTACCGCAAACTTttggagggagaagaagaaag ACTGAAGCTGTCTCCCAGTCCCTCATCTCGCGTCACGGTATCTCGAGCCTCATCCAGCAGCCGCAGCGTGCGCACCACTCAGGGAAAGAGGAAACGCATTGATGTGGAGGAACAGGAAGCCAGCAGCTCAGTGTCCATCACTCATTCTGCCTCGGCCTCAGGACCCATCTGCGTTGACGAGATTGACACTGATGGCAAGTTCATCAGCCTTCAGAACAGCGGAGATGAG GATCAGGCCATGGTGGGTTATGAGGTGATTAAGACGATTGGAAATGCTGTAGCCACTTACAAGTTCACACCCAAATATGTCCTGAAGGCTGGCCACAAAGTCACG ATTTGGGTGTCTGATGCAGGTGTGAGCTCTAAACCTCCCACAGACctggtgtggaagaaccagACCTCCTGGGGTTCAGAGGAAGAT